A portion of the Calliphora vicina chromosome 5, idCalVici1.1, whole genome shotgun sequence genome contains these proteins:
- the E(Pc) gene encoding uncharacterized protein E(Pc) isoform X1, with product MSKLSFRARALDPSKQMPIYLAEELPDLPEYSAINRAVPQMPSGMEKEEESEHHLQRAICTGLIIPTPEVYTTEQDFYDRNYPPNYRMPRQLIHMQPLGLEQDVPEYDMDSEDELWINQQRKRLDLTPLKFEQMMDRLEKSSGQTVVTLNEAKALLKQDDEVSIAVYDYWLNKRLKMQHPLILSVKTENRPGASSNNPYLAFRRRTEKMQTRKNRKNDETSYEKMLKLRRDLQRATTVLEMVKRREKTKREQLHLSIEIFEKRVQLKDFSGALLSELSATLKNARPAFAPLYANQYSHHSSSSGATPTAVVPSVASSAGGLNNVMGTTNLLTPASAGNVTNPGGHLYSSASPFLNSANLAMADGLNSGSRKEKRQYKKRKHKVPRDKQQLHQQQQQHLQQQQQYLAGIGVIPASATTGAVLGGNVASGVGGLTGTATHPHLPLHLHHLHRQSSSPAPNESNIETEEEDLAHKIGSESEEEAPFAFRRKQGCDYLKTRTHTGNWPWEPKEDYGFGDSKYRYTLTSIRHPRPRCIGFARRRMGRGGRVMLDRVATNFDEFWSQLDYTVLETKTSDSTTTTSDTTTNKDTNKPASPPTVVDLVPPANIAANHIAGVPIASTANTTTSVNNTNTPAITIKKEIPEVIDRKHTNAEPNNAEDENVEDLEGLAECEYEFSDDENDLEDEFGVHIQRDRSYHSCVSMARKRRRRRRQQLQQMEKTKRRKINSTVEQKNMELVTRKLLYKLSQSLAVAEGGGPNDRVNNLLNHTAVALSSELRQEKVNGLNKEDPCLINASSNWPNHRCSSAVSVDNNKLVNNNNNSSFVSTFVSSFSSSSTLASVVGNINNNNSSSNVNKNISNGSRSSSCSLSDKTNVIKTEVHDVENDETNINRPSSIAAPGDSMTRVIKQELIDSSAASIGSADDSNEPLSSIQKLNTTSTADIMEDEENVNLAQLSNLIKIKKEVVDEADKLLLRRSSRLLHTTSRPGSDDEDEEVSCFNQMADVIRVKHLKRNRSTPCPSEGLKGVNILIEDMARADDDELSMQGGLSPTSSQRLDICNELLSEIRRDWLHFRPKTPTETEKEDSYWGLNMDYKLSSPLVDWSQHTPIAVEMVRETLEVDENHKSSARLWKTDSDNASSAFISSAFKYEDLEADTQLLQNSYLSDLTRGGSKSPEANNSAACLDLNFSGDSLNDINLLGDGDDADMLDNILQEVQIDDIKTLNQATNFWNGILDGENVDAEVDGDVEVAAGLLDGIDDTKKGDRSMGGKKVAKLKGGKKSCALLAPVGSSTFNCSPLEKEIVTDETFFKKDEPKRVVEEIEAEVAIKSEPIEVKETKSNVVVGVHPRITNIQQPQLVPMTPLIMTSSVNTLNLNSHRELMQVDHQQHNTTATPTPMIITQTLQQQHTHQPQIQQQQQQQQQQQHLVAHSTPVQVVGNAISLNQNESLVVQQNQQHHQIQTTSTSNHPSTAPHPTQTQQPQQHQQQQQQLTTIQVLQQPTTQQIRNVTVQQLHQLQLQQQQQRKLQQLQQQKLLLQRDLVNTSSAPVLAQYVPTSSVTTAATIMRQPTLTPIGASSVNNAGGQMIYTTSSGEMIAAGSQKIYLQKAPVSVTSGTQGVNIINTSSGQQLTVQNIAGVQHISSAAGGNGSTSTGPLIVTTSARNAVQQLSQQQQQQLVGQATQQIVWRQIGSTNVTTTPAGMLTGTTNADGTVAGTGNKIVWTSRPAQKRQLNGPDSTDINKLLLNRKFSQRKIVQQQPQLLQHQQLQQQQQQQQTQDDDMSSGNVTMSGQDATTTTSVTYNTQQHHQQHQQQQQIQKLPGGKVIKMPSFPLLVSEVNLQQHQQQQQQQQQQLQQKHNTAAAIAANHNYSLQPTAAIITSQASQQGNKIYLTTSSSGGAATNFTITNASELQTAAQKLQQTNNSNLKLNFVATNPQQQGLQHQQQTQQQTVVLNKATMQQQHQLLPQQLIQQTGKLKRERILNIIGAAQVDGNTNSTSGVATSVGSSTGDNNKRVLYTSLLNVKPLQKNNAGQMQVQIGPQGMTHAVLRSRIANNQAIFANMRTVPVATVSAASNNSHNNTTSAGAGTATLQVVSQSTQLNSNITSHTTSHLGATLNTLSNNNNSDGNFHMQQHSSSSSSSLGGDLNSSSTSLHTSLSHSASDLKSANNVLNMENVSSIVSGLNNSNSAASVNSSSSSNGSSANINNTTTLMANSNNIQTTNNNNNSTTTTINR from the exons GAGCATCATTTGCAAAGAGCAATATGTACGGGTCTTATTATACCAACGCCAGAAGTCTATACCACCGAACAAGATTTCTATGATAGAAATTATCCACCCAATTATCGTATGCCGCGACAATTGATACATATGCAGC cGCTTGGTTTGGAACAAGATGTACCCGAATATGATATGGATAGTGAAGATGAGTTGTGGATAAATCAACAACGAAAACGTCTAGATCTAACACCATTAAAATTCGAACAAATGATGGACCGTTTAGAGAAGAGTTCGGGCCAGACAGTGGTTACACTAAATGAGGCAAAAGCGCTGCTCAAACAGGACGATGAGGTCAGCATAGCCGTGTACGACTACTGGCTGAATAAACGCCTGAAAATG CAACATCCATTGATACTATCTGTTAAAACCGAGAATCGACCGGGAGCCTCATCAAATAATCCGTACTTAGCTTTTCGCAGACGCACTGAAAAAATGCAAACGCGAAAGAATCGTAAAAATGATGAGACTTCCTACGAGAAAATGCTCAAGTTGAG gcGTGATTTACAAAGAGCCACAACGGTTTTAGAGATGGTTAAGAGACGTGAGAAAACCAAGCGTGAACAACTGCATTTGTCCATAGAAATCTTTGAGAAGCGTGTGCAACTTAAAGACTTTAGCGGAGCTTTACTCTCAGAGCTCAGTGCAACACTTAAAAATGCTAG ACCTGCCTTTGCTCCTCTGTATGCTAATCAATACTCGCATCATTCATCCTCTTCGGGGGCTACCCCCACTGCTGTGGTACCAAGTGTGGCATCCTCGGCAGGCGGTTTAAATAATGTAATGGGTACGACAAACTTGCTTACACCAGCTTCAGCAGGTAATGTAACAAATCCAGGTGGTCATTTGTATTCATCAGCATCGCCGTTCCTGAACTCAGCGAATCTTGCTATGG CTGATGGACTAAACTCGGGTAGTCGCAAAGAGAAACGACAGTATAAGAAACGCAAGCATAAAGTACCGCGTGATAAGCAACAACTgcatcaacagcaacaacaacacttacaacagcaacaacagtaTTTAGCTGGCATTGGTGTCATACCAGCGTCAGCCACCACGGGAGCTGTTTTAGGTGGAAATGTTGCTAGTGGTGTTGGTGGTCTGACTGGTACTGCAACGCATCCACATCTGCCACTTCATTTGCATCACCTGCATCGTCAAAGTTCATCGCCAGCGCCAAATGAATCAAATATCGAGACCGAGGAAGAAGATTTAGCGCACAAAATCGGTTCGGAGAGTGAGGAAGAGGCTCCATTTgcatttagaagaaaacaagGCTGCGATTATTTGAAG ACGAGAACCCATACTGGCAATTGGCCTTGGGAACCTAAAGAGGATTATGGCTTTGGTGACTCTAAATATCGTTACACACTCACCTCTATCAGGCATCCAAG ACCACGTTGTATTGGATTTGCTCGAAGGCGTATGGGTCGTGGTGGACGTGTAATGCTCGATCGTGTAGCAACGAATTTTGATGAGTTCTGGTCTCAACTTGATTACACAGTTCTAGAAACGAAAACAAGCGATTCCACAACCACCACCTCCGATACAACGACTAATAAGGATACAAATAAACCCGCCTCACCACCCACGGTTGTTGATCTGGTGCCGCCAGCAAATATAGCAGCAAACCATATTGCAGGAGTACCGATAGCATCAACAGCCAACACAACAACATctgtaaataatacaaatacacCCGCCATAACAATTAAGAAGGAAATCCCTGAAGTCATAGATCGCAAACATACCAACGCCGAACCAAACAATGCCGAAGATGAAAATGTTGAGGATTTGGAAGGCTTAGCAGAATGTGAATATGAATTTTCAGATGATGAAAATGATTTGGAGGACGAATTTGGTGTGCACATACAACGGGATCGCAGTTATCATTCGTGTGTATCGATGGCCAGAAAACGTCGACGCCGAAGAAGACAACAACTGCAGCAAATGGAGAAGACAAAACGACGTAAAATCAATTCGACAGTGGAGCAGAAGAATATGGAATTGGTTACGCGAAAATTGCTGTACAAGTTGTCACAATCTTTGGCGGTAGCAGAGGGTGGCGGTCCAAATGATCGTGTAAATAACTTGTTGAACCATACAGCAGTCGCCCTCAGCTCGGAACTAAGGCAAGAAAAAGTTAATGGTTTGAATAAGGAAGATCCATGTTTGATAAATGCATCCAGCAATTGGCCAAATCATCGTTGTTCTTCTGCCGTCTCTGTAGATAACAATAAACttgttaacaataataataattcctCATTCGTTTCCACATTCGTCTCCTCCTTTTCATCCTCATCGACGTTGGCGAGTGTTGTTGGcaacattaacaacaacaatagtagtagtaatgttaataaaaacattagTAATGGTAGTAGAAGTAGTAGTTGTAGCTTAAGTGACAAAACCAATGTGATAAAAACCGAAGTTCATGATGTAGAGAACGATGAAACAAACATCAATCGGCCGTCTTCTATAGCTGCACCTGGAGACTCGATGACAAGGGTTATAAAGCAAGAACTTATAGATTCTTCGGCAGCTTCCATAGGCTCGGCAGACGATTCGAATGAACCTTTGAGTAGTATACAAAAATTGAACACTACTTCGACAGCCGATATAATGGAGGATGAAGAGAATGTTAATCTGGCTCAATTGAGTAATCTAATAAAGATTAAGAAGGAAGTGGTTGATGAGGCCGACAAGTTACTGTTGAGAAGAAGCAGTCGACTTCTACACACTACATCTAGGCCAGGCAGTGATGATGAGGATGAAGAAGTGTCCTGTTTCAACCAAATGGCCGACGTTATTAGAGTGAAACATTTGAAGAGGAACAGATCAACACCCTGCCCTAGTGAGGGTTTGAAGggtgtaaatattttaatagaagaTATGGCCCGGGCCGACGATGACGAATTGTCTATGCAGGGCGGTCTTTCACCCACTTCATCACAACGCTTGGATATTTGCAATGAACTGTTGTCGGAAATACGTCGAGATTGGCTGCACTTTCGTCCCAAAACCCCCACAGAGACCGAAAAGGAAGATAGCTACTGGGGCTTGAATATGGATTACAAGCTAAGCTCCCCCTTAGTCGATTGGTCACAACACACTCCTATAGCTGTAGAAATGGTTAGAGAAACATTGGAGGTTGATGAAAACCACAAGTCGTCGGCTCGTTTGTGGAAAACAGATTCGGATAACGCCAGCTCAGCATTTATTAGTTCAGCCTTTAAGTACGAAGATTTAGAAGCCGATACTCAATTGTTACAAAACTCCTATTTGTCAGATTTGACGCGAGGTGGTAGTAAAAGTCCAGAAGCAAATAATAGTGCGGCTTGTTTGGATCTGAATTTCAGCGGGGATTCATTGAATGATATTAATCTTCTTGGTGATGGCGATGACGCCGATATGTTGGACAACATTCTGCAAGAAGTTCAAATCGATGATATTAAGACTCTAAATCAGGCCACTAACTTCTGGAATGGTATTTTGGACGGCGAGAATGTAGACGCCGAGGTCGATGGTGATGTTGAAGTTGCAGCCGGGCTGCTGGACGGCATCGATGACACGAAAAAAGGTGATAGATCAATGGGTGGAAAGAAGGTTGCCAAATTAAAAGGTGGCAAAAAATCATGCGCCCTCTTAGCTCCAGTAGGTAGTTCCACATTCAATTGTTCTCCtctagaaaaagaaattgttacAGATGAAACATTCTTTAAGAAAGATGAGCCCAAACGAGTGGTCGAAGAAATCGAAGCAGAAGTGGCGATAAAATCTGAACCCATAGAGGTAAAAGAAACCAAATCCAATGTTGTTGTTGGGGTTCATCCAAGAATAACTAATATTCAACAACCGCAGCTGGTGCCAATGACACCGCTGATAATGACTTCGTCCGTTAATACACTTAATTTAAATTCTCATCGCGAATTAATGCAGGTTGACCACCAACAACACAACACTACCGCCACTCCTACACCAATGATTATTACACAAACACTGCAGCAGCAACATACACATCAACCTCAAattcaacaacaacagcagcagcaacaacaacaacaacatttagtTGCTCATTCCACACCAGTACAAGTAGTTGGAAATGCTATTTCATTAAATCAAAATGAATCGTTGGTAGTACAgcaaaatcaacaacatcatcagATACAAACAACTTCTACGTCGAATCATCCCTCTACTGCACCTCATCCCACACAAACCCAACAACCACAgcaacatcagcagcagcagcaacaacttaCCACGATCCAAGTGTTACAACAACCGACTACACAACAAATTCGCAATGTTACCGTACAGCAGCTACACCAACTGCAgttgcaacagcaacaacagcgtAAGTTGCAGCAACTTCAGCAACAAAAACTGCTCTTGCAACGAGATCTCGTCAATACATCCAGCGCTCCAGTCTTAGCCCAATACGTCCCAACATCATCGGTCACAACAGCAGCCACAATAATGCGCCAACCCACACTAACCCCAATCGGTGCATCGTCTGTGAATAATGCTGGCGGACAAATGATTTATACAACATCATCCGGTGAAATGATAGCGGCCGGTTCCCAAAAGATTTACCTACAAAAGGCTCCCGTTTCCGTTACTTCAGGCACTCAGGGTGTTAATATCATTAATACAAGTAGTGGTCAACAATTAACAGTACAAAATATTGCCGGTGTTCAACACATAAGTTCGGCAGCGGGCGGCAATGGTTCGACTTCGACTGGACCCTTAATCGTTACGACTTCAGCACGTAATGCCGTTCAGCAATTGtctcaacaacagcagcaacaactggTCGGTCAGGCTACGCAACAAATTGTTTGGCGGCAAATAGGTTCAACAAATGTTACGACCACTCCGGCTGGTATGTTAACGGGAACCACCAACGCCGATGGTACGGTTGCCGGAACGggtaataaaattgtttggaCAAGTCGACCGGCACAGAAGAGGCAGCTAAATGGTCCCGATAGCACAG ACATCAACAAGTTGCTATTAAATCGTAAATTTTCACAACGAAAAATTGTACAACAACAACCGCAATTGCTGCAACATCAAcaattgcaacaacaacaacagcagcagcaaactCAAGATGATGACATGTCCAGTGGAAATGTAACAATGAGTGGACAGGATGCTACAACAACTACTTCTGTAACGTATAATACACAACAACACCACCAGCAGcaccagcaacaacagcaaatcCAAAAACTACCTGGtggaaaagttattaaaatgccCTCCTTCCCTCTACTAGTCTCTGAAGTCAATCTgcagcaacatcaacaacagcagcaacaacagcagcagcagctgcaGCAAAAGCATAATACAGCTGCTGCCATAGCAGCTAATCATAATTACAGCTTACAACCAACGGCGGCAATAATAACATCGCAAGCCTCACAACAGggcaataaaatatatttaaccaCAAGTTCTAGTGGAGGAGCAGCCACAAATTTCACAATTACAAATGCTTCAGAATTGCAGACGGCAGCACAAAAACTACAACagacaaataattcaaatttgaaattaaattttgttgccaCAAATCCGCAACAACAGGGCCTGCAGCACCAACAGCAAACTCAGCAACAGACAGTGGTATTAAATAAAGCTACCATGCAGCAACAACACCAACTATTGCCCCAACAATTGATACAACAAACGGGCAAATTGAAAAGGGAacgaatattaaatattatagggGCCGCACAAGTGGACGGCAACACAAACAGTACGTCTGGGGTGGCCACCTCGGTGGGCTCCAGTACGGGTGATAACAACAAAAGAGTATTGTATACCAGTTTGTTGAATGTAAAACCGTTGCAAAAGAATAATGCTGGCCAAATGCAGGTACAAATTGGTCCTCAAGGTATGACTCATGCTGTTTTACGTAGCCGCATAGCCAACAATCAGGCCATATTCGCCAATATGCGAACAGTGCCCGTTGCTACCGTCTCAGCGGCAAGTAATAACAGCCACAACAATACAACATCAGCGGGAGCTGGAACTGCCACACTGCAAGTTGTTTCACAGTCCACGCAACTAAATTCAAATATCACCTCCCACACAACCAGCCACCTGGGCGCCACTCTAAATACgcttagtaataataataacagcGATGGTAATTTCCACATGCAACAGCACTCCTCGTCGTCATCTTCATCGCTGGGAGGAGACTTAAATTCATCATCCACTTCACTTCATACATCCCTCAGTCATTCTGCTAGTGATCTTAAATCCGCcaacaatgttttaaatatggaaaatgTATCATCAATCGTTAGTGGCCTAAATAATTCAAATAGTGCAGCATCGGTAAATAGTAGCTCTTCATCAAATGGTTCTTCCGCCAACATCAACAACACAACGACATTAATGgcaaattcaaataatattcaaaccacaaacaacaacaacaacagcactaCCACGACAATCAATAGGTGA